In Desulfobacterales bacterium, one DNA window encodes the following:
- a CDS encoding TerB family tellurite resistance protein, translating into MGWFGKLALGSLGMLIGGPIGAIAGAALGHVLIDKRVDLTGADPRAIPRPQFEYAEQTQATFFISLFSILGKLSKIDGVVSKEEIAVVQDFINSLPIDETEKQFARQVFNEAKDSPYRIEDFASQLYQAVQNQPTLVLTYFELLFRIVAADGTYHPAEEAALKQVKVIFNLSDKQYEDIKAVYFNDLDKHYKMLNCSPESSNDEIKSNYKKLVKDFHPDVIISKGLPEEFIEFAEKRFREIQESYEKIGQERNF; encoded by the coding sequence ATGGGTTGGTTTGGAAAATTGGCTTTAGGATCATTGGGAATGTTGATCGGCGGGCCTATTGGCGCTATTGCCGGGGCAGCATTGGGGCATGTCCTGATTGATAAGCGGGTTGATTTGACCGGAGCGGATCCAAGGGCCATACCGCGACCGCAATTTGAGTATGCCGAGCAGACCCAGGCGACCTTTTTTATCAGCTTGTTTTCAATTTTGGGCAAGCTTTCCAAAATAGACGGGGTGGTCAGCAAAGAAGAAATTGCGGTTGTGCAGGATTTTATCAACAGCCTGCCGATTGACGAAACCGAAAAGCAATTTGCGCGTCAGGTTTTCAACGAAGCCAAAGACTCACCCTACCGCATCGAAGATTTTGCCAGCCAACTGTACCAGGCGGTCCAGAACCAACCCACACTGGTCTTGACCTATTTTGAGCTCCTGTTCCGGATCGTGGCGGCCGACGGCACCTATCATCCGGCTGAAGAAGCTGCTTTGAAACAAGTTAAAGTGATTTTTAACCTCAGCGACAAGCAATATGAGGATATCAAAGCGGTCTATTTCAATGATCTGGATAAGCACTACAAAATGCTCAACTGCTCACCTGAATCATCAAATGATGAAATCAAATCCAATTACAAAAAATTGGTCAAAGACTTTCATCCCGACGTCATTATCTCAAAAGGGCTTCCGGAGGAATTTATCGAATTTGCAGAAAAACGGTTCCGTGAAATCCAGGAAAGCTATGAAAAAATTGGGCAGGAACGAAACTTTTGA
- a CDS encoding HD domain-containing protein, with protein MKDALVRKAAEFAAQKHKGQIRKGRNECPYIEHLKSVASVIAEVGGIDDPHILAAAWLHDTLEDTETSPEELEAAFGKRVRRLVEEVSDDKSLPKDERKQLQIRHAPELSPDAVLIKLGDKISNIIDVTHTPPPQWTLERRLTYLNWAATVINKCPKVNSALEHYFAEVLGEGRRALRAD; from the coding sequence ATGAAAGATGCGCTTGTCAGAAAGGCGGCTGAGTTTGCCGCCCAAAAACATAAAGGCCAAATCCGCAAGGGTCGCAATGAATGCCCTTATATCGAGCACTTAAAATCGGTCGCCAGCGTGATTGCTGAAGTGGGCGGTATTGATGATCCCCACATACTGGCTGCCGCCTGGCTTCACGACACGCTCGAAGATACAGAAACCAGCCCAGAGGAGTTGGAGGCAGCTTTTGGCAAAAGGGTGCGCCGGCTGGTCGAAGAGGTCTCTGACGATAAATCCCTGCCGAAAGATGAAAGAAAGCAGCTGCAAATACGACACGCACCCGAGCTTTCGCCGGATGCTGTGCTTATCAAGCTCGGCGATAAGATATCCAATATCATTGACGTGACCCACACGCCCCCGCCCCAATGGACCCTGGAGCGTCGCCTTACATATCTAAATTGGGCCGCGACAGTGATCAATAAATGCCCCAAGGTCAATTCTGCTCTGGAACACTATTTTGCCGAGGTTCTTGGAGAAGGCCGCAGGGCACTGCGTGCAGATTAA
- a CDS encoding cysteine hydrolase family protein — protein MEPLVLTNAALLIIDVQQGFDDPKWGQRNNPNAEANIAQLIRLWRKDKRPVIHVQHSSVVPDSPLQPDLPGFEFKPEATPVEGEPVFRKTVNSAFIGTKLETYLRSNGIEHVVIVGLTTDHCVSTTTRMAGNLGFKVLLVSDATATFDRKGPDGKLYPAEDIHAVHIASLNGEFCKVITTDSITSS, from the coding sequence ATGGAACCTTTGGTCCTTACAAATGCGGCACTTTTGATCATCGATGTGCAGCAGGGCTTTGACGACCCCAAATGGGGACAAAGAAATAATCCTAATGCCGAAGCCAACATAGCGCAATTGATTCGTTTGTGGCGAAAAGACAAAAGACCGGTGATACATGTCCAGCATAGTTCCGTGGTGCCTGATTCACCGCTACAGCCTGATCTGCCCGGTTTTGAATTCAAGCCGGAAGCGACACCGGTTGAGGGTGAGCCGGTCTTCAGGAAAACCGTCAACAGTGCCTTTATCGGTACGAAACTCGAAACATATCTCAGGAGTAACGGGATAGAACATGTTGTGATTGTCGGCCTAACGACAGATCATTGCGTTTCAACAACAACTCGGATGGCCGGCAATCTTGGTTTTAAGGTATTACTGGTTTCAGATGCCACTGCGACCTTCGATCGAAAGGGTCCCGACGGCAAACTCTATCCTGCTGAAGATATCCATGCGGTTCACATCGCCAGCCTCAACGGTGAGTTTTGCAAAGTGATTACAACCGATTCAATTACTTCATCCTAA
- a CDS encoding putative DNA modification/repair radical SAM protein, with protein sequence MRIEDKLAILADAAKYDVSCASSGSRRKNSGRGLGNAAPSGICHTYTEDGRCVSLLKILFTNFCIYDCAYCVNRLGNDIPRAAFSTREVVALTMDFYRRNYIEGLFLSSGIMRSSNETMERLVRTVQTLRQQGFNGYIHLKCVPHADQRLIRQAGLFADRLSVNIELPSEKSLKLLTQKKTYDSVLEPMGVIRETIAEVRHDRKRLRHVPHYAPAGQSTQLIIGASPESDHKILSLANQLYHDQALKRVYYSAYVPVGEPGMQLPDLSEPPLQRENRLYQADWLMRLYGFGIDDVISNEDPYLDLKIDPKQSFALRNPSLFPIDINSADQRMILKVPGIGLTSAKRIVRLRRKGRIRFEHLKQMGVVISRAQPYIRCDGMPGTQWKGTFLKDQSANSKRKAAGSTPPVGQSRLVFVTDGSFEGLLTALFEVYAAKQPPDAIETANGHQMGLFESRVSITTNLDKSDRVWKGLKSHLGVKRRRMLFEAYLSNNPKVETAIYQFVWDTIPGRKGRKNKAHLNAHIQIEKLAQKVRREAHRMKGFVRFEQTGEGQYLALIAPQFDVLPLVRRHFEMRFRDQSWIIYDTSRNYGLCYDQQRMRELQFDAAEVEAIRQNEPVSEQLCQNLWQQYYDAVNIPQRDNPKLHLRQLPRRYWQYLTEKQT encoded by the coding sequence ATGCGCATCGAAGATAAGCTGGCCATCCTGGCGGATGCTGCTAAATATGACGTTTCATGTGCATCCAGTGGCAGCCGCAGGAAAAATTCGGGTCGCGGGCTGGGCAATGCGGCGCCCTCCGGCATCTGCCATACCTACACCGAGGACGGTCGCTGCGTTTCCCTGCTAAAAATACTGTTTACCAACTTTTGTATCTACGACTGCGCTTATTGTGTCAACCGGCTTGGAAACGATATTCCCCGCGCAGCTTTTTCAACGCGTGAAGTGGTTGCACTCACCATGGATTTTTATCGGCGCAACTACATCGAAGGCCTTTTTCTAAGCTCAGGCATCATGCGAAGTTCAAATGAAACTATGGAGCGGTTGGTTCGAACGGTGCAGACGCTTCGCCAGCAGGGATTCAACGGATACATCCATTTAAAATGCGTTCCCCACGCAGATCAGCGCCTGATTCGGCAGGCTGGGCTGTTCGCCGACCGCTTGAGTGTCAATATTGAGCTGCCCTCTGAAAAAAGCCTGAAACTGCTAACCCAAAAAAAGACCTATGACTCTGTCCTGGAGCCGATGGGCGTCATCCGCGAAACCATTGCTGAGGTGCGTCATGATCGCAAGCGGTTGCGACACGTGCCGCATTATGCGCCGGCCGGCCAAAGCACCCAGCTGATCATCGGTGCCAGCCCGGAATCCGATCACAAGATTCTGTCACTGGCCAACCAGCTGTATCATGATCAGGCGCTTAAGCGCGTCTATTACTCCGCCTACGTACCGGTGGGTGAGCCCGGGATGCAACTGCCAGACCTCAGCGAACCTCCATTGCAGCGTGAAAACCGCCTCTATCAAGCCGATTGGCTAATGCGATTGTACGGATTTGGTATCGATGATGTGATCAGCAACGAAGACCCTTATCTTGACCTGAAGATCGATCCAAAGCAGAGCTTTGCACTGCGGAACCCGTCATTGTTTCCGATCGACATCAATTCCGCCGATCAGCGGATGATTCTAAAGGTGCCGGGTATCGGGCTAACATCGGCCAAACGAATTGTGCGCCTGCGGCGCAAAGGGCGCATTCGGTTCGAGCACCTTAAGCAAATGGGGGTGGTTATCTCACGTGCTCAGCCATATATCCGATGTGATGGAATGCCTGGCACACAATGGAAAGGCACATTTTTAAAGGACCAATCTGCTAATTCTAAGCGCAAAGCAGCCGGCAGCACACCACCGGTCGGGCAATCGCGACTTGTTTTTGTAACTGACGGCTCTTTTGAGGGGCTTCTGACAGCGCTATTTGAGGTCTATGCTGCCAAGCAGCCGCCGGATGCCATTGAGACAGCCAATGGCCATCAAATGGGGCTTTTTGAAAGCCGGGTTTCGATCACTACGAATCTGGATAAGTCCGATCGCGTCTGGAAAGGCCTCAAATCGCATCTGGGTGTCAAACGACGCCGGATGCTGTTTGAAGCTTATCTGTCAAACAACCCCAAAGTGGAAACAGCCATATATCAATTTGTTTGGGATACCATACCTGGCCGCAAGGGCCGCAAAAATAAGGCACACCTAAACGCCCATATTCAAATCGAAAAACTTGCCCAGAAGGTGCGCCGCGAGGCACATCGGATGAAAGGATTTGTCCGATTTGAACAAACCGGTGAGGGTCAATATCTGGCCCTGATCGCTCCCCAGTTTGATGTTTTGCCGCTGGTGCGGCGGCATTTTGAAATGCGCTTTCGTGATCAGAGCTGGATCATTTACGACACGTCCAGAAACTACGGGCTGTGCTACGACCAGCAGCGGATGCGTGAGCTGCAATTTGATGCGGCCGAGGTGGAAGCGATTCGCCAAAACGAACCTGTCAGCGAACAGCTTTGTCAAAACCTGTGGCAACAATACTATGATGCTGTCAACATTCCGCAGCGCGACAACCCCAAGCTGCATTTGCGCCAGCTGCCGCGCCGCTACTGGCAATATCTTACCGAAAAGCAAACCTGA
- a CDS encoding acyltransferase: protein MGIWSQARSLAEKTPDERNKYVDFLRAVSILFVITGHWLIATAYVQNGALTYGDLLDIQPTTRWLTWLFQVMPIFFIVGGYANAISLDSARRRAVGYAGWLAARLHRLVTPVLLLLLAWAGIALVMHFVGVGRQMIQFSSQAALIPIWFLAIYIMVVILAPLTRGAWHRWGFLSFWALAAVAALVDLAFFTTRLQWLGWSNYFWIWLAVHQLGYAWYDGRFSGPKQLLVLSLLGLTALVLMIFLGPYPLAMAGSPGDGVSNTLPPKVPLLALGIFQFGLLLSIEKPMRRLLQRVNLWTATVLVNSMIMTIYLWHVTVLFIVVGLAYLAGGIGLTLEPGTAGWWLLQPVWMLVLYVFLLPVALVFAPVERRSLPAGRTTQTAEQQISGAVLLCLGIALLALYGYGGGPWRGFDLMAFVLILAGAGVSGLLPRPGRKKPSQA from the coding sequence ATGGGCATATGGTCACAGGCCAGGTCGCTGGCGGAGAAAACACCGGATGAGCGAAATAAATATGTTGATTTTCTGCGTGCGGTGTCGATTCTGTTCGTCATTACCGGCCATTGGCTGATCGCGACCGCATATGTCCAGAACGGTGCGCTGACTTACGGCGATTTACTGGATATCCAGCCGACAACCCGCTGGCTGACCTGGCTGTTTCAGGTCATGCCCATCTTTTTTATCGTTGGTGGTTATGCCAATGCCATTTCTTTGGACAGCGCGCGCCGCAGGGCAGTGGGCTATGCCGGCTGGCTGGCGGCGCGCCTGCATCGGCTGGTGACACCGGTGCTGTTGCTGCTGCTGGCCTGGGCGGGGATTGCGCTGGTGATGCATTTTGTGGGTGTCGGTCGCCAAATGATTCAGTTTTCCTCTCAGGCGGCATTGATCCCGATCTGGTTTCTGGCTATCTACATTATGGTCGTTATCCTGGCGCCCCTGACGCGCGGTGCCTGGCACCGCTGGGGCTTTTTATCATTCTGGGCCCTTGCGGCTGTTGCCGCACTGGTCGATCTGGCATTTTTTACCACCCGCCTGCAGTGGCTGGGATGGAGCAATTATTTCTGGATTTGGCTGGCCGTGCATCAGCTCGGCTATGCCTGGTACGATGGCCGTTTCAGCGGACCGAAGCAACTGCTGGTGTTATCGCTTCTGGGGCTGACCGCACTGGTGCTGATGATCTTTTTGGGGCCGTATCCGCTGGCGATGGCCGGCTCCCCGGGTGATGGTGTCAGCAATACTCTACCGCCCAAAGTGCCCTTGCTGGCCCTGGGGATCTTCCAGTTCGGATTGCTGCTGTCCATTGAAAAACCGATGCGGCGCCTGCTGCAGCGGGTTAACCTCTGGACGGCCACCGTTCTGGTCAACAGTATGATCATGACGATTTATTTATGGCATGTGACCGTGCTGTTCATTGTGGTAGGTCTGGCTTATCTGGCCGGCGGCATTGGGCTGACACTCGAGCCGGGCACTGCCGGCTGGTGGCTCCTGCAGCCCGTCTGGATGCTGGTATTGTATGTCTTTTTACTGCCCGTAGCGCTTGTGTTCGCGCCGGTCGAGCGGCGATCCCTGCCGGCCGGCAGAACGACGCAAACTGCCGAACAGCAGATCAGCGGCGCCGTCTTGCTTTGTCTGGGCATCGCCCTTCTCGCACTTTACGGTTATGGCGGCGGGCCGTGGCGCGGATTCGATCTTATGGCATTTGTGCTGATACTGGCAGGTGCGGGTGTCAGCGGTTTGCTGCCGCGACCCGGCAGAAAAAAGCCCTCGCAAGCATGA
- a CDS encoding caspase family protein, with product MPKRLPFLCVFCLYACLFAIGCASKPVLKNSEPLPEIVKEYKTVNIYGHIPGMQNTGVRLEKGDLYSMFGTGSINVWPSNPDKKRYVYSPGANTLAREGKNHAVLLSYMDFSGYILKAFYPGYLYLGLTDGGHDRYGNAKQKVYFIDNLGSFKIDIIVWQRDDFEKIADFYESLYKQNPNNPQIKLASDLANKRRAVYVAEKKATEELVKVEKQIEEIKKKAESQKAEQTKSIPEEKIIAPDAPVKLSASEQEEVNYLENKLAQLTATLAQLEEMKLKFEEERKKSDLLAKQLEEKQEILTKLEESSKTPPVIVVATPKDGITTEAPFINLTGVAIDDLGLKELNVYVNNRLIEDPDVRGLKIQERAYPKRFEFTSRIPLDKGANRIKLHAIDADGLLTERELTVTKIQMHRNFWAVVIGINSYPQIRQLNYADNDAKAFYQYLIDFNKIPPENVILLLNEDARLTKIRSSLGTHLKNKAGKEDMVIIYFAGHGATEKDVSSPDGDGLEKYLLPYDVDPKDLYATALPMAEISRIFKRIQSERLIFIADSCYSGASGGRSISLNDIRSNLSDGFLDRIARGKGKIILTASGANEVSAEKPNLKHGVFTYFLLEGLKGKADTDQDGLITVDEAYRYVSEHVPDATDQQQHPVKKGAVEGQLILGIIE from the coding sequence ATGCCAAAGCGCCTCCCATTTCTCTGCGTCTTTTGCCTTTATGCATGTCTGTTTGCCATCGGATGTGCTTCAAAACCCGTTCTGAAAAATTCTGAACCGTTGCCGGAAATCGTCAAAGAATACAAAACGGTAAATATATATGGCCACATTCCGGGCATGCAAAATACCGGCGTGCGTCTTGAAAAAGGCGATCTTTATTCAATGTTTGGGACCGGCAGTATAAATGTATGGCCAAGCAACCCCGATAAAAAACGGTATGTATATTCACCCGGTGCCAATACACTGGCCAGGGAGGGGAAAAACCACGCTGTTCTTCTGTCTTATATGGACTTTTCAGGTTATATTCTAAAGGCATTTTATCCCGGGTATTTATACCTGGGCCTAACTGATGGGGGACATGACCGATACGGCAACGCCAAGCAAAAAGTTTATTTTATAGATAATTTGGGTTCGTTTAAAATCGATATCATCGTCTGGCAGCGGGATGACTTTGAAAAGATAGCTGATTTTTATGAATCATTGTACAAGCAGAATCCGAATAATCCACAAATTAAACTGGCCTCGGATCTCGCAAACAAGCGCCGAGCCGTGTACGTTGCTGAGAAAAAAGCAACCGAAGAATTGGTTAAAGTTGAAAAGCAAATAGAAGAAATAAAAAAGAAGGCTGAATCGCAAAAAGCTGAGCAGACCAAAAGTATTCCGGAAGAGAAAATTATTGCGCCTGATGCACCCGTAAAGCTAAGCGCGTCTGAACAGGAAGAGGTCAATTACCTTGAAAATAAGCTTGCTCAGCTGACGGCAACTTTAGCCCAGCTGGAAGAAATGAAATTGAAGTTTGAGGAGGAGAGAAAAAAGAGCGATCTTCTGGCCAAACAGCTTGAAGAAAAACAGGAAATACTCACAAAGCTGGAAGAAAGCTCGAAAACCCCGCCTGTTATCGTCGTGGCCACACCCAAAGATGGCATCACCACAGAGGCCCCCTTTATCAATCTTACAGGGGTAGCCATCGATGATCTGGGATTAAAAGAGCTGAACGTTTATGTAAATAATCGACTTATCGAAGATCCGGATGTCCGCGGATTGAAAATACAGGAAAGAGCGTATCCAAAAAGATTTGAATTCACCAGCCGTATTCCCCTTGATAAAGGCGCAAACCGGATTAAACTACATGCAATTGATGCTGATGGCCTTTTGACCGAGCGTGAACTGACGGTCACTAAAATTCAAATGCATCGGAATTTTTGGGCGGTTGTCATCGGTATTAACAGCTACCCTCAAATTCGACAGCTAAACTACGCTGACAACGATGCCAAAGCGTTCTATCAATACTTGATCGATTTTAATAAAATACCTCCGGAAAATGTTATTCTGCTGCTGAATGAAGATGCAAGGCTAACGAAGATAAGAAGCAGTCTGGGCACACATTTAAAGAACAAGGCTGGCAAAGAGGACATGGTAATTATCTATTTTGCCGGGCACGGGGCGACGGAAAAAGATGTCAGTAGCCCGGACGGTGATGGACTGGAAAAATACCTTCTGCCCTATGATGTGGATCCAAAAGACCTGTACGCCACAGCATTGCCGATGGCAGAAATTTCACGTATTTTCAAAAGGATCCAATCAGAGCGGCTCATTTTTATCGCCGACTCATGCTACAGTGGCGCCAGTGGAGGGCGCTCGATTAGCCTGAATGATATAAGATCAAACTTATCGGATGGCTTTTTGGATCGAATTGCAAGAGGTAAGGGCAAGATCATATTGACGGCCAGCGGTGCCAATGAGGTCAGTGCTGAAAAACCAAACCTTAAGCATGGCGTGTTTACATATTTTTTGTTGGAAGGTCTAAAAGGAAAAGCCGACACCGATCAGGATGGTTTAATTACGGTTGATGAGGCTTATCGATATGTATCGGAGCATGTCCCTGATGCCACAGATCAACAACAACACCCGGTAAAGAAAGGTGCTGTGGAAGGCCAACTCATTCTAGGTATCATCGAATAA
- a CDS encoding lactoylglutathione lyase family protein, with the protein MIFPRTFSHIGLSVTDLEKAVKFYTEVFGFYVIMPPTEITEDDSAIGIMCNDVFGKGWGSFKIAHLSTGDKIGLEIFEFRNAEDPKNNFEYWKTGIFHFCIQDPDIESLAEKIVEHGGKQRMPVREYYPGEKPYRMVYCEDPFGNILELYSHSYELTYSAGAYQEVKA; encoded by the coding sequence ATGATATTTCCAAGAACCTTTTCGCATATCGGCCTGTCCGTTACCGACCTTGAAAAAGCGGTAAAATTTTATACCGAAGTATTCGGCTTCTATGTAATAATGCCGCCAACGGAAATTACCGAAGACGACAGTGCCATCGGTATTATGTGCAACGATGTTTTCGGTAAAGGATGGGGAAGTTTTAAAATCGCCCACCTATCGACGGGCGACAAGATCGGTCTTGAGATTTTTGAATTTCGTAACGCCGAGGATCCTAAAAACAATTTTGAGTATTGGAAAACCGGTATTTTTCACTTCTGTATTCAGGATCCTGACATCGAAAGCCTTGCTGAAAAGATTGTTGAACATGGCGGCAAGCAGCGCATGCCGGTTCGAGAGTATTACCCCGGTGAGAAACCATATCGAATGGTATATTGTGAAGACCCCTTCGGTAATATCCTCGAACTATACAGCCATAGCTATGAATTGACCTATTCGGCTGGCGCTTATCAGGAAGTTAAGGCCTAA
- a CDS encoding PA2779 family protein, with product MQKLFRCRKLMGLSVLISTCLLYFPVSPSRAAMITTEYVIHHESSKHSDRTQIKAFLGKADVIAQIQANGISHKEALARVDSLTDSEIDALAGQMDQIPAGAGGNGSGGMLSLLGLALYAIIAAIVLYFAFRGDKEEKPHKASEANYKVINGLESRHEADNF from the coding sequence ATGCAAAAATTATTTCGCTGCAGAAAATTGATGGGTTTATCCGTGTTGATTTCAACATGCTTACTATACTTTCCGGTATCCCCTTCCCGGGCCGCTATGATAACCACTGAATACGTTATTCATCATGAATCCAGTAAACACTCTGACCGCACGCAAATAAAAGCGTTTTTAGGAAAAGCGGATGTGATTGCCCAGATACAGGCCAATGGAATCAGTCACAAGGAAGCTCTGGCGCGGGTCGATAGCCTGACAGATAGCGAAATTGACGCGCTAGCCGGCCAGATGGATCAGATCCCGGCCGGAGCAGGAGGCAATGGATCGGGCGGCATGCTGTCTTTACTGGGCCTGGCCCTTTATGCCATTATCGCTGCTATTGTGTTATATTTTGCGTTTCGCGGTGATAAGGAAGAAAAACCGCATAAGGCTTCAGAGGCCAATTATAAAGTCATCAATGGGCTCGAATCACGCCACGAAGCTGACAATTTTTAA